The Gigantopelta aegis isolate Gae_Host chromosome 9, Gae_host_genome, whole genome shotgun sequence genomic sequence aatattaTCAAGTGTCTTAAaagggttttattttggggactattatttaaaaaaaggggtttagatattttttggtggaaaagaaataaaaatagcattaaaattgtgttaaaaatataaacgcGGTATAAATGACATTACAATTTTTGCAATATTTTACGTTCATTCACACGGGATAGAATAACGAACAGTATACAGTGTAACTCACTACATAATTTTCCATATATCGAGTGGgatttaacattttcattctATCAAGAGTTATCTCTTTATATGAGACGAGGACACTAATCATTTATTGCAATTTGCTTTCATTCACACGGGATAGAATCACGAACAGTATATAGTGTCATTCACTACATATTTTGCCATATATaacattctttctttcgatGTTATCAAGTGTCTTAAaagggttttattttggggactattatataaaaaaaaggggtttaaatattttttgtggggaaaataaataaaagtagtaTAAAAATATGTGAAACAAGACGGGATAGAATGACGAACAGTATATAGAACGATgacattacaaattatatataatttactttcattcacacgGGATAGAATGATGAACAGTATATAGTGTCACTTACTACataattttcaatatatatactactcaaaagaatttaagggtcagacgatattttcgacattattttctgaatgtcaattatattagctagaccataatgtcacgcatggtattgttccattttgacgaaagtgggtctaagcaacccataaatgaattaaaatccactgtcattgacactgtcgactagttctaatggcgaaaacatgcttacatttgcacgtacattagggcgaaagcgaaaggtctgctaagtgcccataacttgctttttcacaaagcgcttcatttgcacgctttgcacgtgtattccatgttcccaatgctgaatttttgtataattggagcttgcgttcgtgtacggtgcacactccaaattcgacaatggtacgacttcaactgactatcgaagatcgaggaagggctattgcttggcttcaggatggcaatacgcaaagaaatgttgctctgagacttggtgtcagtcagagtgtcgttggccgactgtggcaacggtaccaagcaacgaattctgttcgaaatcgtccacgttcgggaagaccccgaagcactacaaatagagaggaccgctacatcaccaatatggctttacgtcaacgcacaaccactgcacgccgattacgtgacaatctgcggactgcgactggaactcgagtgtctgatcaaaccatacgcaatcgtctgagagccaataatctacgctgccgtcgccaggttgttcgaccaccactcctaccatgtcgcagaacggccagacgtcactggtgcacgcttcatctgcagTGGCAACgagttcagtggggtcgagtgatgttcactgatgagtccaggtttagtctccagttcaacgacggtcgggttcgtgtctacagacgtcctggggagcgcttcgctgacgttaacgttagacaacgtcaccggttcggtggtggcagcgtcatggtgtggggcggcatctctatccaccacaggaccccccctctatgtggtggatggcaatctgaatggaatccgctatctgaatgagattatccggccgttggttctcccaggccttcagcagattggcggcggggcagttctgcaggatgacaatgccagaccccaccgcgccagggtggtaacggactttctcagacaacaaggtatcgccaggatggattggccagcatattcgcctgacttggccccaatagagcacgcctgggacgaattaggcaggaaagttcgggataaccatgcccctccggccaaccttcatgatctgggtcaacttcttatggcagagtggcaggccattccccaagagttattcagacgtctgatcaacagcatgaggcaacgatgtgtcgagtgtattcgcgccaggggtggattcacacactattaaacgaatgttctaatgtgtaaaatccatgtttgacaaccttcaactttgacagcatgtcatgtgactttcttgtatacagtgacgtttatttgtgtttttttgtaaatatggaacaataaataaaaaatttggtgtagtttacatcatcaatctaatacactctgaaacttatttggttatacatttttgacccttaaattcttttgagtagtatataacgTTCATTCTTTCAATGTTAACGATGtatataaagtgtattaaaagaaaatacattaaaaatgtgttaaacatATAAACACGGGATACAATGACAAACATTAATACAACgatgataatacatgtaataataatagtttaaaattgCCGTTCATTCACACGGGATAGAATGACAAACAGTATGTCACTTAATACCGTCTACATATGGAGTTTAAAGGAACATCGAAGTTGAAAATCCAAGAGGATggtgaattgttttattttttttgtaaaatatgtcaTTGATGATTCTCATTTACAACCTTTgactaaaaatgtatttaaattttttaatttaaaaaaataaaaataattggcaataaaaggaaaggaataaaACCAGTAAAGGAAAACGCATATAGCTGTTGTGAAAACGGTTTAGGTTGTATCGAAAAATAGGTTgtatgaattttttatttaatataaattatttttattatatggataTAATTTGGTTTATTTGTATTCATTTTGGTATGGTAATTTGGTACATATATTTCTTAAttggtatataataatttacttattaagtaagctttaaaaaaattattattattatattaaggaTAAATTATTTAAGAGTTTTGTTTTGAGCAGTCATGAGTAAACTATATTAACTAAAATTACTGAAATATTTTGCGTTACTTTGAGATGGTAAAAGGTACCGTGTACGCCTAAATTTATGTTGAATAAATCAAGATCATGTTTTTCATAAATTATTACTTTTGTAGTGTTGGTTTCGCTTGTCCAAATTCTGATCGTTGTTTGTTTAGGCGTCAAGGCTAGAGTGTTAATTTTTCAGTggatggatttaaaaaaaaaaaattaagtgttgagggaattccggttcaCTGTATAATGAAGATTCCGGTAACTGGATTATTTTACGTTCAGATTGTTTGACGTGAACTGATTGGGATATACATTTTATTCCACATACCGTAAAGTCCTGCAAACTATagcatttacaatgtttataatCAACTCTAGCCTGAGCGCTAGTACTCGAGGTAAATTAACTCGGGTCGTatttaaacagtttttaaaacattcttgTCGACTGTCggggttaaaaaataaaacatttgtttaaatccatatttagatCGCCTTTCAACGGAGATGGGGTACAACACAAAGAATTGGCGAATGTAGTAAGtccataaacaaacaataaagataaaagaataaataaataaactttaaaaatattatgtgaTGCTACATGTAGGCTACTTCTTATGCGAAAGTTTGACCTTTTAGAAATTTCGTAGAAAAATGTATTGCTTTGTAGCTATTTGTtacaaacaaatgtaaaaataactaaatatggcacatgtatgtataactatgATAACGAAATTAAATACAACTGTCAATATAATATAAGTAGTAAAATTGCAGGAAGCCCTCTTGGAAGACCCTttagttctgtttggtacataaaaggtccaccacatcgctatagtttcgcaatgcttacttatctacattatctaggtcaactacaaaagCAATGGCCcgctttgtttttcttccatttagcgggacgccagtagaactgggactttacgtgatttgcgcaggcgctgagcttctctcatgtgattttgaacaaatttaactgtcttgatcgaggggtcgtctcatatctccaaaacatatttatatccatagaggtatggtacaacacctttccaggtgtcggtgggggatttgccgtgacattttgacagtggccagcggttAGCATACGTGTTAcaggtgttaataattacgtaacgctctaggggtagaggaagagggtgttgtgttcgatttacgtaacatgttttaagactgttatttttattaattacttagacgttaaaaggtgggtttttttggaaatgcgcggtcagtctaggatcgatccccatcggtgggtatATAAAAAGCcatagtatgtgatatcctgtctgtgggatggtacatataaacgatcccttgctaaaaaaaaaaaaaaaaaaaaaaaaaaaaatgtagcgggttttcaaggcgcgtgtgcaggaatttcagtggggttggggttataaaCTGtattgagcgaagtttatatggggccatgctcacccagaaaatataatatatattttttttaagcttgggcaggtaagggtttcaacctccaataccctccccctgcacatgcacctgattcctctctaagattatatgttaaaattaccaaatgtttgacatccaattgatgtcattaaacaacaaaaccccccacaaaacccccacaaaaaaaacaaaacaacagaaacaacaacaacaaacaaactaactttaacctttccaaacgaaagaatatttatttgaatttgtcgattttaacacacgtaaaattaagaagtgaaaacgttcattgtttactttagtatatttttatttaaaaaatatatacatgatcaatgtgttactagtatacaaactaagctttaaaagttctactaacactttataaaatattaattctgaaataggaaggtacaattatcaataatacattgtcaagatcaaaccggttttaatgaaagactctagtaccgtatcctcaaccgaacgttcttcgtacagcgcaagatttcttatttcattttttgagacgaaccctccaatttgaaatcggcaaacgcacatgttaactgaaactgacaacaggctgtcgtttgtgctttgtcgagcaatggcggcacaggcgacgaatcgagcgtatagttttgacgatctccgttcatagcgaacacacacaagttttttaaaagtgcatttgagcttgtatttcatatttgtacatgatgttataatatggtaaccagagactgtaactttaaggaccacacagatattgagagaggtaacccactgtcgccacttcatgggatactctttcgattagcagcaagggatcttttatatgcatcatcccacagacagggtagtacataccacggccttttatgtagcagtcgtggtgcactggctgggacgagaaatagcccaatggacccaccgacggggatcgatcccagaccgacgacgcatcaagcgaacgctttacaactgggctacgtctcgcccctagcTGAAACAGATACAATACAAACGTCAGTTACCGGTAAcgatgtgtgtgtttatctaaCAGATACAATACAAACGTCAGTTACCGGTAAcgatgtgtgtgtttatctaaaagcaaagaaacgaaagaaatatttgtttaatgatatttcATTAAAGGCCCATATATATTGAATTCTATTCTgttgtaatacattttattctATTCTAATCTATTCTGACAGACAACGTAATAAACTTGTTCTGCGCATTTTCAAAATGGAACACATGTAACAAACAGCGTAACACAAAAGCATTAAGTTGTTAATGTTAGAATTAAAACAACTACCAAAAAAGTCccaaataatgaaaacaaaattgtagcTCATATCTTTGGGTAAATTTTGATTCTCTTTAttgaattatgtttttaaagagGTTTTAACGGACTAATATGtaggattttgtttttctagGTAAAATGTACACCGGAGTAACCATATATATGCTATATCTATATGGGATACTGTTTGCAAGTTATTACAATCCATTGGCAAATCCTGTAAAATTGGGCTGTAGACAAGGATTGCACGAAGTTTCAATAATATTAAGCATCTCAAATGATTTTGACATCGATGagtttgtttttctctctttttttttttctagtgacAACTATTGGTTGTAAATTGATTGCAAAAGTGCCTGTCATCACTAGAGCGGCTAAAGCCTAGGAGAGCATTTTGGAACATGGACATCTTTTAACTAAGACCTGTGTATAGTTtgagatcccccccccccccccacacacacacaccccacccccgcttCAAACTGTATACTGATTGGATTCTAACGTCCTATACGGTATTGTGAACCATTTGACATCCCGTGACGTCAACACACGACCAACCGGAACATTCCCCAATTAACCAGATATTATTAGAAAAGCCGCAATGTCGACTACACATTTTGCAAATAGAACGTTCAGCTCGGACCAAACTGCCGTGGAAGCGATGTGTAATGCAATTGTTGAAGGGGAGAGCGACGAGGACCTGTTTGCTATGTTTCTTGAAACGGACACATTCAAGGATGTTGTTCTTAACTGGAAGCACCCCAGCttaaacataaatatctttcagtTTGCGATTCTGTACGACAGAAATGTCCTGGTCCAGTTTCTGGGATTACGCTGCCCAGGTTTTCATAACGAGAGAGAAAGGTATCTCTTTCCTAGCCAGACGCCAGGAGACGATGAGGCCCAAATACTTGTGAACTGCCCTCTCCATCTTGTCTGTTGGATTGGCAGTCTGGAAATGTTAACGTATTTGTTAACTTGTAACTCTAACTTTTCTCTAAAAGATGTCAGTGTTTTGATGCTGAAAAAGCAGGTTGCGTTAAACAATGGAAAGGAAAACACATTGTTTGAGAGATCGATCGACCCactgaaacaaagaaagaaaccgTTTGAAGTGTGCATCGCTGAAAGGCATTTAGACTGCGCAGTGTACTTGATGAATTACTTTTCTATACCATGTCAGTCGTTTGCGTATCTGTATGCAGGTCTGGACGATCAGTCGTCTCTGCTCCACAAGGCATGTTCGATTGGCTGTGGACCCCTAGTGTTGCTTCTCCTGGAAACTGAATCTGAATCCGCAATCCACTTAACTGACCATACTGGTAAAACACCTCTTCATATTGCTGTCTGGAATGGCGATACCGAATCCATCAGTCATCTTCTGCAACATGGCGCCAATCcaaatgttgtttgtaaatcaAAATCATGTTTGCATATAATGTACAGGTCGCATTTTAATATTCCCAAATATGTCCAAAACACCGCTCTTCTCATCAAATATGGAATAAATGTTAAACTGGTGGATGATGCTGGGAATTCGGTTCTTCATGTGTTGGCAGAGCtgttacaaattaatatatctttgATAAAAATGTTAAGAAGAGCTGTATATGCCAGCAGAGAACTGACAACTGTTTGCACCTCTGTCATCGATTACACTCTCGATATGTACCACAAGGATATCACTGAGTGTTTCCGTCTGCTAATTTCTAGTGGGGCTGATCCAAATATCAGAAATTCAAAAGGAGACATAGCTTTTGAGATCCTCGCGAGTATCACGGGTTTCTCCAGTGGCTTGAATGAACCGTTGATCTACAAAGCTGCAGAAATGCTTCTCGAACATGAATCAACCATTGTGTGGTCAACATTCATCTCGACTCATTTGATGCATCGCAGCGGACGCAAGGACAAAGTAAAACTAGTCGCACTACTTTGCCAGCATGGAGGAGACGTTGACCAGCAAGAAAGCACCGAGGACGTTCTGACGGAATTGTGTTATCCCGTGTTGTTTTCAATCCAGAAGCGAGTGGACGTTCCTTGTGTGCAGCTGATGCTAAACTACATGTCTCCCGGCCACTTGCGGAACGCGATGAACTCGATCTGCGGGACTGTCTTACCGCAGCTACTATCTAAAGTTACTGTTGATGCTGACTACGTGGAGCAGCTGGCCGCTTTGGCGAGTGCAATGCAAGTGAGATCTCTGAGACACTCGTGTAAAGTATCTGTTTTGGTGTGTTTGAGAAGACGGTCAGAGAGATGCAGAAGGTTGCCTCTGCCGAAGTTTCTCAAAGATTACATCATGTCTTCCGAGTTTTAGAGTACACGTTGTCAGTGGCGCAGCGAGGGGACCCCATGCCCCAACCCACCTCAATCAaccttttataaaattatacatatacatgtacatacattgtgTCAATTATAagaaatagtgtgtgtgtgtgcgcgcgcgctgTGCGTGTTTATAGTGTTAATGTGTGCAGGCGTATGCATATGTGATGTGTGAATGTTTGTGTCGTGTATATGTTGGTTGtataattttgtgtgtgtgtgtgtgtgtgtgtgtgtgtgtgtgtgtgcatggttTATAAACTAAACACATACTAGCTAGTACCATATAGCTTAAATTATTGAAACATAATTTGTGCTATAAATTTCACAAGTTTCAAATATTGAAACGTAAATTGTGTTACAAATGTTTCAATCCACTTGTGCTCTTTGATATGCCCCTTTATAGAATTCTTATGTTTTAGTTATCATGGTATCTGGAGACATTCTCGGTAACTGaaaaccatttttttaaaataaagttagaGGGAGCATTCACCTGGATACGAATTGTCGTTCGCTTTTGTCAGATACAAGGTGGAGTAGAGAGTAAGATCCACCAGATTGTtcctgatgacgtcatattatatACTCTGTGCACTGGTTTGCAGgcaaaaaacaaagaacaaattaAGTTGTTACAATGGAGCATTTATTGGTATTTTCTCCACTTTATGTAGTCATTGTTAATAATGTACTGAGTatgtaaatcatgaaatacaaaaaaaccaaaaacaatttgatATGAAACCCCCCTAAAAAACACCCATCGCAAACccccagaaaaacaacaaaacaacctaGCATCAAGCTATGTGATATTTTGaatttacaataaatatatggAGTCTATTGTCTATGACAGGTGGTTTCGAAAACGCTACCACGTGAATATGTACAATAAAATGAGCTTCATAAactcgttgttgttgtttgtagtTACTCTTAGAGCAGTCGTCCCTCGATAAAGCGTTGCACCAATACAAATGACCTTTCTCTTTGATCcccgttaaccatatgtcctgcATCACGAACGACGGCCTGAAATGTAGTTATAAGTTATATTATGTAGACGGACACAATATTTACTGTAGTCTTAAActgtgtgtacatatacattgtatacattATTTCGTTTCCCATGTAATGTAATTATTCAGTGAACAAAATTGTAATATGcataacaaatacattaaactgaatataaaattattttaaatactcgctgaacatgtaatttttttttttaaattgatattttagtGGATTAGATGGGGGAGGTAGGTGGAATGGGGACCTCGGCCCCCAATCACATCTCTGTTTTCCCCACCACCTTTTATAGTTGTTAGTCGCTCTATAACATGACTTATAACAAGTGTAGGTGCTCCCTCCCCACAAATACAACAGATTCTAACTACACCATTGTCTGTAATCTTTAAGAATGTTTTTAGTTTAAAGTGTTATTACCACATTCTAATAGtttaaatacattgttattaATGCAAAgatatacaagttttgttttaacacaCTCGCGTGATTCTGTTACCAACTGTCAATACATATCTTAGAAAataatatccccccccccccccccccccattacattaaagggactattctgagttttctgccattgtgacatatttacaacttattaatatataatggggcggggggggggggggggggagataaaatattatttttgtaatacaatggtctttgatatacccgtcgtggtgcattggctggaatgagaaacagcccaataggcccaccgacggggatcgatcctacaccgaccgcgaatcaagcgagcgctttgccactgggctacgtcacatCCCATGTAGAATGAAGTTGAAATGGGTGGATTTACCTGGTACAGGTTACCTCCTCTGCGGACAGTACCCGCCGGATTCTTATCGCCAGCGTTGGTGAACCAGAATTCGTTTTCAGCCACCTTATACTCGGCGCTGTGTGTCCAGTTGAGGCCCCAGATAAACGATTCGGTCATGACCACACTGATGAGTGGATCAAACTGACCGTTATAAAACAGTATCTGAAATATAGGTTTACAATTCTCAGttgcgcagtggttaagccatcgaactacatgctggtaggtacagagttcgcagcccggtactggctccaactcGGAGAGagctcttaagggctcaatgagtaggtgtaagccactgcaccctcttctctctcactaaccattaaacaactatcccactgtcctggacagacagatcagatagctgaggtgtgtgcccaggacggcgtgcttgaaccttaattggatataagcacgaaatgagttgaaaataaataaattctcaGTGACGATATGTTTATCTGTAACGATAGCCATCTTCCTATATACGTTTTAGggtagttaaagtttattttgtttaacgacaccattagagcttcatttactaatcatcggctaagccttttggatgtaaaacatttggtaatttttgacatgaagtcttagaggaaactcgctacattttcccgttagcagcaagggatattttacatgcactttccaacatacatgacggcacataccacggcctttgatatgccagttgtggtgcactggttgggacgggaaaaagaCAGTCAGATAAttgatccactgaggtggttcgatcctacaacgcaATCACGTCATGGTATCAATCGACAATTTAAGGGTAGTGTCCAGAGGAGGCTTCGGAATATGCCAGCAACTGGGgagaagggggagggggcattATGATAATTTGTCTTTCAACTTTTAACTTGGGGATGGGGGAGGTGGCAATGTATACGCTTCAcagttggggtggggtgggggcagtgcACTTGATTGCATGATTGTTAAGCCATCATTTctaaggaaagaaatgttttatttaacgacgcactcaacacattttatttacggttatacagcgtcagacatatggttaaggaccacacagatattgagagaggaaacccgctgtcgccacttcacgggctgctctttccgattagcagcaagggatcttttatatgcaccatcccacagatatggtagtacataccacggcctttaatataccagtcgtggtgaactggctggaacgagaaatagcccaacggacccactgacggggatcgatcccacaccgaccgcgcatcaagcgaacgctgtaccattgggctatgacCAATGGGCTATGATAAATTCATCTACAATAAAGCGGCGCAATTATATGGTCATAACaccattattacaataaatgagTTTAAAATATCGTGTAACCACAACTctaaaaaataatatgcataTTAGACCCTACCGTTGGAAGGCACCGTCCCACAACTGAAGATAATACAATGACCTCACTCGTTAAAAGGCTAGTTTATGTAGTGGACCATTCAGTTTCTGCCATCTTCGACGTCTATGATTCTAGTtgttaatatatacaatttcgACACCACTTATTATGAAATGTGTTATGTAGCATTTTGAAGCTTttcccccccaacccccccccccccaaaaaaaaaaaacacccaacaacaacaaccccaaaaaacaacaacaacaccaccaacaaacAACCCCTCGCCAAAACAGCTATAGAACACAACTCATAATATACTAAAATAATTACAAGTGAAAGCGTAGAAAAGTAATAGTgctgaataaatgaaaaaatctCTTTGATAGCATACGTACTGTATAGTTTTGTAGCAGTTCTTCGTACCATGGTTTGGCTGTATCCAAAAATCCAACACTCATTTTAATATAGACCGAATCTCCGTCTGAGAAAGAGCGGTTACCGACGTGAAAGGCTCGACGAATCGATGACTGGTTAACGAAGTTTGAAAATTTTAAGACGTCATTTGGCTGCAACAATAAAacgaaaatttgttttgtttaacgacatcactggaacacattgatttgttaatcagcggctattggtaattctgacatatagttttggagaaaaccggctacatttttccgttagcagcaagggatcttttatttgcactttccgacaagacaacacataccacggtatttgatataatgGGGCGGGAAAAAATAATCAGTGAATTATGATCCACCGAGAgtgtttgatcctacaacccatgCACGAATACTGACCGAGCTAGATCACACCTTCTCAActagtggtgtaacaatacatcgaaTTATCGATATATTGCAATAGTGAGTTAattcaactatcgatagtttTGATAGTATGCATAGTGAAATATGTTATCAAGTGATTTAAGAATtcacaatactattgcaatactatcacaatagtaCTATCAGtattgcaatactatcacaattgtattttaactatcgcaataatattgcaatagtaaaactgaccGCAATAGTCACCCCTACTTTCAGCTGCAGAAACAAAATTAGGCTACTAATGAGGCCAGAAAAGTTTAACTCCCCCCACCCAAGAAACCCAACTCTCCCAACGCTTCGGAAAAAACTCAAcgcacaacaaaacaaacaaaccaaaataaaaaaaacaaagaaagaaaaggaaaaatattgcgttaataataaaaagaaaaaagaaaaaaaaaaaagatatatatatatatatatgttgaaaTTAACGCATTAACACGCTCGTACTCCAACACGCATGCGTGgtgtattttaatttctttaccGGTGAAGTTTTTCGTATATCGTAGTAATGTGGAATACGAGTCTTGTTGTTGTAGTAGGAGGGCGTCTGATTGGTGTATATGCCTGTTCCCAGGTAAGTCTCGTCAAATACCTGAAACGGATgcaagaaagaagtgttttatttaacgacgcactcaacacattttatttacggttatatggcgtcagacatatggttaaggaccacacagattttgagaggaaacccgctgtcgccactacatgggctactcttccgattggcagcaagggatcttttatttgcgcttcccacaggcaggatagcacaaaccatggcctttgttgaaccagttatggatcactggtcggtgcaagtggtttacacctacccattgagccttgcggagaactcactcagggtttggagtcggtatctggattaaaaatcccatgcctcgactgggatccgaacccagtacc encodes the following:
- the LOC121381946 gene encoding serine/threonine-protein phosphatase 6 regulatory ankyrin repeat subunit C-like — encoded protein: MSTTHFANRTFSSDQTAVEAMCNAIVEGESDEDLFAMFLETDTFKDVVLNWKHPSLNINIFQFAILYDRNVLVQFLGLRCPGFHNERERYLFPSQTPGDDEAQILVNCPLHLVCWIGSLEMLTYLLTCNSNFSLKDVSVLMLKKQVALNNGKENTLFERSIDPLKQRKKPFEVCIAERHLDCAVYLMNYFSIPCQSFAYLYAGLDDQSSLLHKACSIGCGPLVLLLLETESESAIHLTDHTGKTPLHIAVWNGDTESISHLLQHGANPNVVCKSKSCLHIMYRSHFNIPKYVQNTALLIKYGINVKLVDDAGNSVLHVLAELLQINISLIKMLRRAVYASRELTTVCTSVIDYTLDMYHKDITECFRLLISSGADPNIRNSKGDIAFEILASITGFSSGLNEPLIYKAAEMLLEHESTIVWSTFISTHLMHRSGRKDKVKLVALLCQHGGDVDQQESTEDVLTELCYPVLFSIQKRVDVPCVQLMLNYMSPGHLRNAMNSICGTVLPQLLSKVTVDADYVEQLAALASAMQVRSLRHSCKVSVLVCLRRRSERCRRLPLPKFLKDYIMSSEF